CAAGTGCCATATACCACCCAAGATCACAAATTATGCATTTTGATACTAGATCTGTAGATGATACAAGTTCATCTTTAGCAAACAACACAAACATAAGGCCATAGTAGTCCATCCCAGATACGGAGCAGACGACACAAAAAGGGATAGTGGATAGCGGGATGgctgttattttaatattttttaattatattaaataattaatatcatacacacacatatatagatGCTTACTAACAGCAAGAGTCCAGTAatataataggaaaaaaaaagtacatgaGAGAAAGAATATAGAACAAAACATAAGACCCCTATTTGACATGAACTGAATACCCCCCAAAGGATATGaacagcaagagacaagagaaCAATGTTTCAGACTTTCAGTTTGCAAATTAGCTGTAAACTCCACAGGAGTGCCGTGGGTTGACCAGAAACTCCATCACAGTACAATGGTTGGCCAGAAACACAGTTCGGAGCCCTGGGTCAGAAGGTTTGCatcgaaaagagaagagaagagatcaATGTCATTTATCCCTCCAAAGGCATGTGAGTGGAAAATAGGGTCAGATAAAGTAAAAAGGGTGAAATCCCAAAGATTGGCCCCCACTTAAACAGCACAAGCATCGTTCGAGGGGTGAAAAGAGGGGGAAATAAGGGGGGTTTGTATCTGAGCCAGTGGTGGCCAAGAATGACCGCGATTCACCCCGCTCCAGACACAACACTAAACTGAGACACAACATGCTCCAGATAGAGGCAAACAGTCACTCCACGCCACTCCAGGGCACGATTAACTACTATTAATAAGACAGAACTACCAGCCTTCAAATTCCCTGTTTATGTTATGGCATCTTCTTATCTTATATACTAACAAAAATGCAATCACTTACTCAAGTTTGGAAAAGTCAATTTTAGAAGTCATATTGATTAATGATCAATGCTTAACAACCATATAAATCCAATCAAAAAGGATATTCTTCTTCCTTATTGTTAAATCTAAATCCAATCTGTAGTTTTCAACTCTCTTGATTGTCTTATGGAATGAAAAACAGAGGGATGCACAGTAAAAACAGACTAAAAGCTCACTCCTCATCACCAAAATTCCACTCATCATATAATCTAACCATATTCTAATAAACCAATAGTACTATTTTATCATTCGAATGTCAAAATTTATTCAGTAAGATATCAACCATGGAAACCACCAGATTGACAATGAAGATGCAAAACCTGCAGGCACGAGAAAATCATATGTTGAAATAAATGTTAATCACGTGTTGGTTTGTAACTTACAATTCATGTAGAAAAGGTTTTACACAAACATGAGTGCAAGGTCAAATCATCTCAGCTATGCAATGTCTATCACGGTTTGCAACAATTGCTAGAAACAGCACAATGTTCAGGATGCAAATAGCACAAAATGTTgtcatttgttcttttcattatttattatccAATTTACTGCAGCTAGGGTCGTAAATTCCTGAGTTTAGCACGGCATATATTACTCTCCTGTCTGTACAATTTTcacttcataatattttttttatgggaggatttttttttttaccaaatcaagggaaaaagaaatagattttAAGGGAGCAAATATTCCcctatttacattttaattttactctGTTAAAGATGTTTCCATAACTTTTTCACTACAAAATAAGACAATTGAGAAGAAACGAGGAAGGTACCTCTGCCGAGGAAGAGTGAGAAGCTAAAGCTCGAGCTTAAGTTCCTCTTTCTCGGTGCTGAGAAAGTGAAGAACGTAAGGGGTGACTCGAATAACAACAACCCATGCCCCGAACATGGCCGCGTGAGATTTCAGCTGCTTCAGTGCTGCAGCTTTGTCTGGCTTGCGCATGAACATTCCTGGAAACATGATGATGCCTTCTTCTCTGATCTGATTTCGCTTAAACCCTAACTCTCAATCTTCACTCTTCTCTTCAATTTAGGGTTTCTCTGTTGCTACCTCAACATGTATATTTCTTAACCTTCTCTGTTTTCTCCAAACAAATAGCAATCACGGCCCATAAGGATAACGCTTATATTCTGGATGTTGCTAGGTGCACATGCATATTGCTTATGCACCCAGCattcaaataaaattctaaaaatgctcttaagtatttttttctttaacggattacataatccgtatttcttttaatttattaattaaataattttatattttttaatagtaaatttttttatttataaaaaacataCGGATTAGTtaatccgtatgagttatatcaaaattaattatcacaaaatttattatttaaatttacatgagcattaaatatatattagaaattttaatattatatataacaacattatttattttataatataattggtcTATTAGTTTAGTAGGTTAGAGTTTTGTATGGATTAGGCTAATCCGTAAGTCTCATACGGATTAGCTAATGTATATCCCTTTTACGGAAGGACAAAACGGAAAAATTGCATAATTGTTAGGTGTAACAGTAATTTTGCTTGGTTCACGTAGAAATGCCCTTATTTTCTGCCCAATGAGGAGCCCATCCTCccatttaaccttttttttttaatccaccTGCACTTCAATGGAGCTAATCtaaatttcaactttcaagccACTTATCCTTTCCTagaaaactagtttttttttaaggcataaaaagaaattttatttttttattggaaaataaatattattaaatggtATAGATGGATCGCAAGTTGTGTACGATAATACAACTAGTATTTTAGTTTGTACAATTATgagattaatattttcttatataattcaaatttataataaataaatatttttaatagaataattatattataattaaattttatgataaaaaataataaatttatattgaatttaaaataaataatctatGTTGTCGTTCgtgattaattttaatcattgacaaattctttaaaaaattattaaaatttagtgTTTTGAGTATTTTAGgttgatttaataaataagatgtgaaaattttaaaataaaaagattaaattattattctgGTACAttatgttttaatgtttttttttgtacattaaTCCTTTAAGTTTCAAAagtctcatttttttatcatttatattttctaatgaTTCCTTTTAAACAAAGACAACAAATATGTTAACAAAAACAAGttatttgtagttttttttccaatataGTTTATGGGAATTTTCGTTTTAGTAACAATATACATGCTATGTAAAATATTAAGAGACCGTGATTATCAGGGATGGATCCACATGTTGAGTTGCATTGGGGGGCACTTCCCCCaccaaatttattttcttacttatatacgtataataaaaaaaatacccttaTAAAAACAATAGGCctataagataatatttttaaaatatataaaaatataagaaataaaaaaaataataagtttataCTAAGTTtactattttatccttttaatttttagactTAATTACTATTTGGGTctgttaacttattttttttattcaacttggttcctttaattttaaaatattagattttttttttaaatgagtttaatttgattccatttttcttctatcgtcaccaaatattttcaaaatatgagACCAAATtgaatctattttaaaaaataaaaacctaattataaattttttaaaaataaaaggactaaattgaacctaatatatataaaaggattcCATTTACTAACTTACACTACATATTTTCATTTGAGTTATTTCATCTCAATTTCTAAACAGAGCAAGAAATGGATTAAGAGAAATGGATTAAGAGAATTTGTCGTTTAAAATGGTTCTCTCGAATTAATTTTGTGAAGAATAGAATAAACAATCGCATAAGAAAAGATGAATGATTAGTTGGTTACATatataaagatatatttttttaatgatattgaCAATGAAAAAATCACAAGACGTTTTCAATGAAAATGCATAAAGAACAATTATAATTGAtagaaatttaagtatttttattattctttttttatgaaattttttattttgtaaaaatttgttatatttttattttgtaaaaatattataaattatttatttcttccaCGGAGAAATATTCTTGGATCCTTCACTAATGGTTATATCACATGGATTAATCTTTTCAAAAGGTTAAAACTCCCAAGTGAAgacacaaattttatatttctaacatgtatcatttttcctaaaatttaattgttgtttAATCTCATCTCATGCATGAACAGTACTTAGACCCATGAAACATGTGTAGCTCAAACATCTTGTATCAAgcaaaatttaaagttatttgatttgtgttataggttttaatcaattcaaatttagaTGTTGTTCACCTTTTAGATTGTTATTTGATGCTTTTGAACTTTATTAGATTGTTATGAAATAGTAAGAGTTCAATTTAAATAGCTTTTAAGTaattgaaaaatgtaaaatttgatatttagatATTCTAACCCCGTGATATCAACATAGGTAATAAGTTTTgtgaaaaacatcaaattaaaaaggaaaaagttcAACAAATAGTTCAAAAGGAACTAAAACATTCATGACTTGGAATTATCTTGACAAGTTTGTTGATCATaaagaaacaaattataaaaattatggtAAAGTCTACGTGGCAAGAGATACTAGTGTGACTTTAAACATAAGAAAGCATGCAAATAAATGTGTTGTAgaaagagaaatattttttttttatttgtctctAAATCAAGAAAAGTATAAGAAAATTTGTAAGATAATCATCAAATACGACTATCATTTATCTTTTGTTGAACACGAAAGAGTTAAGGTTTTGCATTGCCTTTTAAACCCTCATgctaaaacaatatttaaaaatatgacaGTCAAATGTTCTAAATTgtatgagaaagaaaaagaaaacctcAAATGTTATTCACAGTTCATTcctgatttatttttttgtttaacgtGTTATCTATAGTTACCAATCACTATTATATGGTGTTGACTATGCACTCTATTACTGAGAGTTATAGAGAAACAAAATGCTTAGTATCACATTGGTAATCTGGTACTTGGCTAAGTTATTGATTTTGTTAAAAGATTAtccataaaatatattaagactCCTACAATGTTATTCTATCACTGTTCTCATCTTGGATCCTAAACaagttttaacaaattttaaagttatttgattattgttattttggtCTTAGTCAACTCCAATTTAGATTTTATTCGACcttttaattgttatttgatGCTAAGATTGTTATGAAATTGTATGAGTTTACTTTAAACAACATATTAGGCAATTACAAAGTatgaatttgatatttaaattattctaaTCTTGTGATGTCATCGTAGTAATATGTCTTTGTGAAGGGTATACAATTGAGGAGGACCAAGTTGAAGAAAGTTCAACgactacttaaaaaatatactaaaatatttgTAGTGAGTGTATGAAAATAAGTGAGTTATAcatctataaataaattttggcaaaaaaattaattggagTTCGTTTTGCTAAGTGTACATGTGATCACGTGCTTAAATGTTTCGTAAGTTTATCTTTTAATCAATTATGATCATGACCGAATTACTTCCTATCACGTTTGAAAGATTTATTAGGGCGTGATAATCCCCAACTTATGGTTTAAAGCGGATTTATCTCCCATAATAAATACTCGATCTTGAAACCATCGAggttaatatgatatttttaatgtatagtAAGAAATAAGatgattaaaaatgaattgCAATAAGGTGTAAAACAGGCAAGTGTTGGTTGTTGATAATACACTAAAAACACAGGCATATTAATAAGGAGAAGAAGATATATGGTGCTTGGCAGGTAAGAAACCTAGTAGTAGCGAATCCATTGAGCACGCAACACGTGAAGGAATCGATGACGTGTCGTTAAAAGAAAGTGATAGGATAAGATGGAAAAATGGCGAGAAGCACACGGGAAAACAACCCCACTGGCCTCAACTTCACCAACGCCGACGTGTCTCCGTGGAGCAGAGCAGCCACcacgaaaataaaaagaaagaagcacaCAACCACAGTCAACGTTTGTATCTATCTGCATTAAACCCAActgcactctctctctctctctgctttGTTTGTAGCACTAAAACCCTATTCatctcttttttgtttattcttaCCATTTTCTCATCATCATGATGGCTCCTTCTCAGCCACCTCATTGGGCCCCATCTCCATCTCTAACACCAACACCAATCCTCCACAAGTCTTTCTTTCCCCCACCGTCAAACTCGCCGGCGGTTGACTTCAGTCCGCCCTTGATTGCAATGGTCGTCGTCGTCGCCGCCGCTTTCCTCGTCGTCACCTACTCCCGCCTCATCGCGCGCCACCTCAGACCTCCCATCCACCGCCTCCTCCGCCGCTTCCGTCGACGCCGCTTCCTCCCATCCTCCGTCGGCGACCTCGAGTCCTTACCCTACGAGTCTCCCTTTGATGGACCGCACGTGTTCTCTCCTTACGGTTTGGACGAAACGGTGATTAAAACAATTCCGTTTTCGCTTTACACCGCGAAATACGACGCTCGTTTTGACGAGTCTCGCAACGACTGCGCCGTTTGCCTTCTCGAATTCGAAGACGATGATTACGTGAGAACGCTTCCCATTTGTTCGCACACGTTCCACGTGGACTGCATCGACGCGTGGCTTCGCTCGCACGCTAACTGTCCTCTCTGCCGCGCCGGAGTTCTCTGCACCGATTCACCTTTCACTCCGATGATGGCTGCCAGAATCCGACCAAGCTTCGACGACGACACAATTCTCCACCGTATCAGTATAGATCCTCTCATCGATCCGCCGCTGCTGCCTGCGGCGGCTATCTCCTCCGTGCCGGAGATTACTCCCTGCGTCGACGAGAATTCTCCAAGGAGGAACCAGAACCATGCAAACGTGAATTCAGAGGATTGTTTTAGGGATTTTCTGCTGAAGAGATCGTACTCGTTCGGATTTGAACGGAGTCTGGCGTCGGAGAGGATGGTGATGGAACCGGCGACAGCGTCGCCGTGGCGGTACCGGAGAGGGAGTAGTAGTTTCTGGAGCAAGAGGCCTTCGCCGTTTGGATCGTTGGGGAAGCCGAGGGTGTTTTCGTTTAGGTATTATAGAGGAATGAAGTCACCGTTCTTCCGGCGGAGGGGATTTTTTCCGTTGTCGGAGTCGAGCGTGAGGtacggcggcggcggcggcggcggggGGAGCTCGTCGCGGCGGAGCAAGTCGATAGCAAGTCCGATGTTTCTGCGGTCGTCGGGGGTGACGTCGGCGGCGGCGTTCTCGTCGAGCAGGCTGAGGTGCGGGGATCCCGAGGCGCTTCTTTCGCCGGAGAGGTTTAACGGGAGGTGAAAATAAAGGAAGGGTTGAAAAAGTGTTAGTAGAATTTttgaaatgaatgagaatggccGGCAAGAGGACACGTGGCGGAGAGTGATTGGTGGAGGGGGTTGATCGGAGATGGGTGGAGGGATGAGGTAAAGGAGGAATTAAATGGAGGATGGTCGCATGCGGTTTAATTTAATGAGACGGTCTGGCAATTTGTAGAGAGTCATTAATGAATGGTAGGAAGAGCATTTAATTGGAGAGAGAACTAAGACATTTCATGCTGAGAAGTGATTAGTAAGGACTGAAGagagtttctttttcttttcttttcttttttttctctctctctaaataTATCTATTATTCTCTGTGTCTGTGGTGGTGGGGGGAAGAGGGTTTTTAAAGAGGAttggattttgtattttcatgtacttGTATTTTACAAACAAAAGAGGTTTTGGCTTCTTGATGAGGGGTTTCGGAGTTTTGTAGTGGTTTCTTTATGCACCGACTGAACTCCCCATGTGGAAGGATTGAAGATGCAAATGAGATGTGGTGACCTAGGTGACTCTCTAGGTTTATGCCCGCAGACGCAAGGCATTAATTGTGGCATTGGGTATGTTGACAAGCAACATTGGTTGATTCCtttagtgtttgtgtgtgtgactCTGCTGTGAATTCTTTCTTCGTCAGATAATTAATGCCATTtataagattttgaattttggaATCTTTTGTGATCAATGCCATGTCCGATTtccactttttttccttttcctttttaattagtGCGGATTGGGGAAGCTAAACTCacttttttccttaaataataaataataagagtGCTAACGTTGCTGTAAATAATGTCTTTCTACCAAAATAACAATGATTTTTACTTGGCTCTTCAACTAATTGGCTCAACTGAAAGTCGCTACGTACTTAATCATCCTCCTAATCTATAAATTTAGGTAAATCATGGGGAGTTGTGGATGTCATTCAAAGTTTACGTGGTGAGGGGCAATGTGGAGCCTCGCATATGGAAAATTTAAGTGTAATTTGATGTTTTGCTGTAACGTTTTGTCTACATCAACTTCTATTCCATGCCTTTCAACGCCCATGTTTGTGAATCTACCTACGTCGTCTCTCTCAAAATGTGAACTCCATGAaaccacttttttctttttctgacaAAACAGATCTAAAGGCATAGTCAAGCTTTGGCATTTTGGCCACCAATAGTGGTAGTAGCTTTTTTGGTTTGTCTTGCTTTTTACCCATAATTAGCAATAGTGGTAAACTTGTGGAGCTAATAAGCTATCATGCACAGTCAACGTGAGCTTCACAATCTGTCTTCAAGCCCAAACCTAAACCTAACCCTTCTCTGAGTTGTAAGTGCACAAACCGGCCCATTAGATTTCAAGTTGGTCCCAAGTgcatatcaaaatataaaaacaagagGAGTGGCagcaacatatttttattaacttattttaaaaaaaattaattggttaaaatttattaaaaactataaaatcaagagaaagtatcattaaatataatgtaaaacctactaaattttatcattttcaataaattttaatatctttCTTAATATTTCTCTAAAAACACATCTCACGAAATATCTTTCCTCTCTTTGttgcatttttgttttgttcgaAAAACCAAAATACGTGGCCAGAGGAAAGGATATGTAATTCATCCGAGACATGCATTGACATCGAGTTAAGAGGTTACTAcattatcaaatcaaaatctGTAATATCCATCTGTTGTAGTTACATGCATTATTAATGTTGCAGCTAACAttaaagatagcacaaaaagtTAGGTATAGGTTTTCTTTTTAGTATAgtattttgtagtttttttatttgctggtgaaagattttataattgattcttaataaaattagaagaacACTACTTTAAGTATTGATCAtactattatttattcataattaatctactactcttttatcttttcaacTTGATGATAAGGCGAGaatttttcgatttttttagaaactatctttgctaattaaaattttagaactctacttctctctcacacacatttATAATAGTGGTACTATATAATTTAGAACAATTCACTTCAACGCACAGTTTTTTTTGGAACGCATGAGCCTAATCTATACTATCGATCTGTTTTTAGTATCCACATAAATGTTTCTACTATAGCATTAGAAAATTTGACAATTGCCATACATGTTTGATAAAGGGTCCACATCATGTGCTTGCGAAATAATTCTATGAAGTTAAATGCATATCCATTCAGATTACCaagaaaataaatgtatttgTATCCATTTTCTAGCTAGGTAGCCAGTATCCACTTTCTCAGTAGGCcgaacgcagagacaaatttattatttgttgtgACTCGTGAGTATTCAATTAAGGTCAgctcaactatatatatatatagtgcatTTGTCAATTGTCATTTGATTACTTAAGCTAGGGCAGTGTACATTATTGTTTAGAGAATAGCACCTAATAATAAGTTCTGTTACAACAATTCGCACCAATGCAAACTTCTTTTTCTAGGAGTGAACTAACTTGATGCATGATCACTT
The nucleotide sequence above comes from Glycine soja cultivar W05 chromosome 11, ASM419377v2, whole genome shotgun sequence. Encoded proteins:
- the LOC114372851 gene encoding mitochondrial import receptor subunit TOM6 homolog yields the protein MFPGMFMRKPDKAAALKQLKSHAAMFGAWVVVIRVTPYVLHFLSTEKEELKLEL
- the LOC114377589 gene encoding RING-H2 finger protein ATL65-like gives rise to the protein MMAPSQPPHWAPSPSLTPTPILHKSFFPPPSNSPAVDFSPPLIAMVVVVAAAFLVVTYSRLIARHLRPPIHRLLRRFRRRRFLPSSVGDLESLPYESPFDGPHVFSPYGLDETVIKTIPFSLYTAKYDARFDESRNDCAVCLLEFEDDDYVRTLPICSHTFHVDCIDAWLRSHANCPLCRAGVLCTDSPFTPMMAARIRPSFDDDTILHRISIDPLIDPPLLPAAAISSVPEITPCVDENSPRRNQNHANVNSEDCFRDFLLKRSYSFGFERSLASERMVMEPATASPWRYRRGSSSFWSKRPSPFGSLGKPRVFSFRYYRGMKSPFFRRRGFFPLSESSVRYGGGGGGGGSSSRRSKSIASPMFLRSSGVTSAAAFSSSRLRCGDPEALLSPERFNGR